One Numida meleagris isolate 19003 breed g44 Domestic line chromosome 6, NumMel1.0, whole genome shotgun sequence genomic region harbors:
- the FUT8 gene encoding alpha-(1,6)-fucosyltransferase isoform X3: MTDLYYLSQTDGAGDWREKEAKDLTDLVQRRITYLQNPKDCSKAKKLVCNINKGCGYGCQLHHVVYCFMIAYGTQRTLILESQNWRYATGGWETVFRPVSETCTDRSGTTTGHWSGEANDKDVQVVELPIVDSLHPRPPYLPLAVPEDLADRLIRVHGDPAVWWVSQFVKYLIRPQPWLEKEIEEATRKLGFKHPVIGVHVRRTDKVGTEAAFHPIEEYMVHVEERFELLARRMHVDKKRVYLATDDPSLLQEAKSKYPNYEFISDNSISWSAGLHNRYTENSLRGVILDIHFLSQADFLVCTFSSQVCRVAYEIMQTLHPDASAYFHSLDDIYYFGGQNAHNQIAVYAHHPRTADEIPMEPGDIIGVAGNHWDGYSKGINRKLGKTGLYPSYKVKEKIETVKYPTYPEAEK, translated from the exons AACCCGAAGGACTGCAGCAAAGCTAAGAAGCTTGTCTGTAATATTAACAAAGGCTGTGGTTACGGTTGTCAGCTTCATCATGTAGTCTACTGCTTCATGATTGCTTATGGCACTCAGCGAACGCTCATTTTAGAGTCTCAGAATTGGCGCTATGCTACTGGTGGCTGGGAGACTGTATTTAGACCTGTAAGTGAGACATGTACTGACAGATCTGGTACAACAACTGGACACTGGTCAG GTGAGGCAAATGATAAGGATGTACAGGTGGTGGAACTTCCCATTGTTGACAGCTTACATCCACGGCCACCTTATTTACCATTGGCTGTCCCTGAAGACCTGGCTGATAGGCTAATTCGTGTACATGGGGATCCTGCAGTATGGTGGGTCTCACAGTTTGTCAAATACTTGATTCGTCCACAGCCTtggctggaaaaagaaatagaggaaGCCACAAGGAAACTTGGTTTCAAACATCCAGTGATTGG tGTTCATGTTCGAAGGACAGACAAAGTAGGAACAGAGGCAGCATTTCATCCCATCGAGGAATATATGGTGCATGTTGAAGAGCGGTTTGAACTTCTTGCTCGTAGAATGCATGTTGATAAGAAGAGAGTGTATTTGGCTACAGATGACCCTTCATTACTGCAAGAGGCCAAATCCAA GTATCCAAATTATGAATTTATCAGTGATAACTCCATATCTTGGTCAGCGGGACTTCATAATCGATACACTGAAAACTCCCTAAGAGGTGTTATTCTGGATATCCACTTTTTGTCCCAGGCAGACTTCCTGGTCTGTACATTTTCATCCCAG gtTTGTCGAGTCGCCTATGAAATTATGCAGACATTGCATCCAGATGCTTCAGCATATTTCCATTCTTTGGATGATATCTACTACTTTGGGGGACAGAATGCACATAACCAGATTGCTGTTTATGCTCATCATCCACGAACTGCTGATGAAATTCCTATGGAACCTGGAGATATAATTGGAGTAGCTGGAAATCACTGGGATGGTTATTCAAAAGGCATCAATaggaaattaggaaaaacagGCCTGTACCCGTCCTATAAAGTTAAGGAGAAAATTGAGACAGTCAAATACCCTACATACCCAGAGGCTGAAAAGTAG